TCTAACAAAATGAACAAAACTCTTTTCACCACCTTTCTCTTTTTATTGTGTTCAATTTTTTCTTATACTCAAACTCTACATTTATATGGTGGACAAAACCATGACGTGTATTTGGGTTGCTTAAACTGTAGCAACTATGACCAAAACTCAATATGGAATGATTACGGTAAATATGGAAATAACTATAACTCAAATTCTATCTGGAATGACTATGGCACATATGGAAATGAATATAATTCAAATTGTCCATGGAATGCTTATGGTTCAAACCCACCAGTAGTCGTTGACAAAGAAGGTAATTTTTATGGTTACTTCACCGTGAATGAATATAAAGCTAAAAGAGCTGATTTTGAATTGGCGTTAATTATTTATAAATACTATGATTCCATACGCGATGATGTATCAAAATGGTACGATAAAATATTTCAATAAATTTCCTATATGAAAAAAACTATTATTATTAACATTTATCTAGCACTAGCTATAATTATTTCGTCTTGTTCATCAGATGCAGAAAATAGCAGTAGAAGCAGTTCATCTTCTTCAAATTTTATTGAAGAGGATGAAAGTTCAAATGGCTGTAGATTTGATGATGGAACACATTCCGCATCTGTTGATTATAGTAACCCAGAAACTGGATACTCTTCTAGTTATACCCTCGATGTTGTGGTACAGGATTGTCAAGTAATTCAAATCAATTTCCCCAATGATGGGTATCTTGATGAAGACCATATATCCTACGCAGATATTGATGACGATGGAAATGCTACTGTTGAAGGTGAAAATGGCAAAACATATGAAATACACATTGATTAGAACTATCCATACATCATTAAATAGTATAACAACTAAACTTTTATGAAGACCTATTTATTGCTTACATTTTTGCTATTACCAATAATTACCAAAGCTCAAGTTTCTTGCGTAAAAACAAGGGTATGCCTTATCTTAAATTCTTATGAAATAATAAATGGCCAACAGCAAAAAAGAGATAGAACTGGATACGTAACAATGGGAGATGATGCCTTGATATTAAATATGGAAGACTCCCAAGGAAATAAGTATAACAGTAGAATTAACTTCACAAGTCCATGTATTCTTAGCAAAGAAGGCGAAGCATTTTCTCTTTATGGAGTAAATAAAAAAGGAGAAAAATTTCTTCTTACTATGAGTATTAAGGATAGAAGTATTGTGATAATATTACAAAATAAAGATACTGGCAAAGAATATTTATATGACCTGGTTGACTAGGAAATTATTTAGTGCAGAAACAGCCCATAACAGCACCTATAAGAAATTGGCGGTTCAGTGGTTAAATGAAGTTCAGTTTTTCAATCAAACTTTCGTGCAGGTTGACAGTTTTGTGCTTCGAAATCGCCAACTTCTTATAGCTGCCAACCGTTAGCGGCAAGCATAAACGAGAACTCAAAACGACAAAGACTATGAAAAAATATTTTTGGACACTCCTATTCCTGACAACAATGACACAATCGGTATACCCTTGTTCGTCATTTGTATTGAAGAATGGAAAGACAGTCTTGTTGGGGAAGAACTTCGACTGGACTTTTGACAAAGGCTATATCATCAAAAATTTAAAGAACACAACAAAAGTTGCTTATTGTACACATAACGGAACACCTGCGAGTTGGACAAGTAAATACGGAAGCGTAACATTCAACCAAAACGGGAAAGAAATGCCTTACGGTGGAATGAACGAGAAAGGGCTTGTAGTAGAAATGCTTTGGATGGAAGACACCCGTTTTAATATTTCGGAAGAAAAAACATATCTCAACGAATTGGAGTGGATACAATATCAGTTAGACAATTTTCAAACTGTTGACGAAGTTGTTACCCATATTGAAAACCTTAAAATATATCCGATTAAAGGTAAAATTCATTACATTCTAGCAGATACTCAAGGCAAATCTGTAATTATTGAATATTTAGACGGCAAGCCGGAGATTTATAAAAAGGAAGTCAACTCTTGCCAGGCTATAACCAATAAATCGGTGGTTTATTCCGAAAAATATATCGAAAACATTAAAGGTATTCGAAAGAATAATACATCTACAACTTATCGTTATCATAAGCTTGAAAACCAAATTAAGAAACTTCAAAACTCAAATGATTTTTCAGAAAAGGCAGCTTTTCAAATGCTGAAAAGTGTAACTATTCCCAAAGGGGATTTTAAAACGGTTTGGACTATTGTGTATAACATTGAGAATAAAACTATTTCATTCTTTTCTCATTCACATAAAAAAACCAAGCAAATCAATCTCAACAACATTGACTTTGAACAAGATTTAAGTCACTTCAATATCAATCAGGATATAGAAATTGTTTTAGACAGTAAGCTAAAGCCGTTTACAGAACCAGCAAACTTTGAAATTGCTTCCGCTTCTTTGATACATCTTGGATTTGATAAGGATTTGACCAAAGAAATAAGTGAACACCAATTCAATCAAAAATTGGCAACACAATCTTATTTTTTGAAAAAATATTTTCACTTCGACATTCGTATTCCTATGACAGAAGCGGATAAACTTTTAATTTTTGTGATAATGGACAGCGAAGAAAATTTCAATAAAAAAGTAGCTGTAACAGGTGGGTATCTTTCTGGCACAACATCAATAGGCACGGCTAACAGACACATTTACGGTTTGAAAAACGGCACATACTCAATGATTGCACTAATTGACGAAAACAAAAATTCCGAGCTTGATTTTGACACTAATGGAAATCCGACAGAAAAGTACGCAACGTTCAGCGACTTTAAACCAAAATCAATGACAGAAATCACGTTCAAAAACACATCAAACTATTTTACAAAAGACAACGCTAAACTGACAATAGAGTGGAGATAAGAATGCCAGCCGCTAACATCGTATTGGCAATAGGCGGGCTGAACGGCTTCGTATCAAAGGAAGTGCAAAATTCAAATTTAGTACTTCGATTGAAGTTCAGTGCTAAAAATCCCGCCCATCGCCAATACGAAAACCGTTGGCTGCAAGTGTAACGGACGATACAACCCGACAGAGAAACAGGAACAAGAAACAAAAAAAGCAAACTATTTTGACAGGTTACAAAAGAACAGGAAACGATATTCATAACAGACAACGAGTAAGCCGACACTCATTGCCAACCCTTCTGTATTTTTTATTTTCCCCACCGCACATTTTTTTTAATTCAATTTTATGCCAACGCACAAACGGCACATTGGCTTTTGCCCCAACTGCACAAGCCAACCCACAGGCAAAAGCCAAAGAGCCGTTTTTTGCCAATGCTCCTATGAGATTGTTAAAAATAATTTGATTACTTTTTATCTTACAAAATGAGATACTAAAAATTATAAACCTATCTTTGCGACTTGACATCATTTGAACAAATGAACAGAATAAAAGAAGTGTTGGACGAAAAAGGCATCAAGCAGACTTGGCTTGCCGAGCAATTAGGCAAAAGCTACAATATGGTAAATGCTTATGTGCAAAACAGACAACAACCACGAATTGAAGTGCTTTATGAAATCGCTGAAATTCTTGGCGTAAATGTAAAGGAACTATTGATTGACAACGAAATTAAAAAGGACAAGTAATGAGTAACGAGCAAAAAATTACGACTGAAATAAAAGTGCCTAACAAAGATTTGGAAAAATTGAAAATTCACTTTCCGCATTGCTTTGACAAAGACGGAAATTTTCAATTAGAGAAATTTAAAGCTAACCTGACTGAAAAAGAAATCAATTTTTCTACTGAGAGTTACGGTTTAGACTGGCTCGGCAAAAGCTATGCACGGCTTTTGGCAAGCGACCCAGCAACCACTTTGCTAAAAGCAGACGAAACTCATAATAGCAAACCCGAAAACGCTAATTCTGAAAACTTGCTCATAAAAGGCGATAATTTGGAAGTGCTGAAACACCTTGCCAACGCCTACTACGAACAAGTAAAAATGATTTATATAGACCCACCTTACAACACAGGAAATGATGGGTTCTTATATCAGGACGATAGAAAATATACAGTAAAGGAACTACAGCAACTTATTGGTATAGACGAAGAAAAAGCGAAACGGATTTTAGATTTTACAAAACAAAAAAGTAACAGTCATTCGGCTTGGCTTACATTTATGTATCCACGACTTTATATTGCAAAGCAATTATTAAAAGACGATGGGGTGATTTTTGTGTCTATTGATGATAATGAAGTGGCTCAACTCAGATTATTGATGGACGAAATTTTTGGAGAAGAAAATTTCATTGCTTCAATGATATGGAACACAGGAAGAAAATCAATGGCAAAATTGATTGCAACCAACCACGAATATTGCGTGATTTATGCAAACTTAAAAAACAAACAATCAGCAGAAGAAATCATAAATGAAGATGATGAAAGTGAAGTTAACGGAAAACTTTGGCGTGAAAGAAAACAGGGTCTCGAACCGATTTATAAAAGATTTGAAGAATTAAAAGCAGAATTTGGTAATGATTACGCCAAAATTTCTAATGGCTTAAAAGATTTTTACGACTCACTAAGTGATGATAATCCATCAAAAGCTCACGACCATTATAATTTGGCAGATGCAACAGGTGTTTTTTTTGCTGGGGACATTTCGCAAGGAACTGGTGATGGCGGACGTTTTGATATTCTACACCCAGTAACAAATAAACCTTGCAAAGTTCCAAATGGTGGTTGGCGATTTAACGAAAACAACTTGCCTGATTTATTGGAAAAGGATTTAATTTACTTTGGTTCAGATGAAAAAACTATTCCTTGCTTAAAGAGATATTTACATTTAACAGAATTTGAAGTTCCATCAAGTGTTTTTTATAGAGATGCAAGGGGAGCCAAGAAACGGTTAAAAAAATTATTCGGTGGTGCAGATGTTTTTGCTTTTCCTAAAGATGAAGAAGTAATTAAAAAATTCATTCGTTTTTGTGTATTAAAAGGTGATATAGTTCTTGATTTCTTTGCAGGTTCAGGGACAACAGCGGAAGCGATTTATCAATTAAATTCCGAAGATGGTGGAGATAGAAAATTTATAACAGTTCAAATTCCTGAGCCAATAGACCCTAAGAGAAACAAAGCTGCTTACGATTTTGTAAAAAACGAATTGAAAGCCGAGCCAACTATTTTTGAAATTACAAAAGAGCGTTTGTTGCGTGCAGCAAAAAAAATAAATACAGAATTAGATAGCAAAATTGAAAAACTGAAAAAAGAACTTCAAACAGAAGAAACAAAACTTGAAATTAAAAATTTAGAAAAACTCAAAACTCAAAATGGTTTCAAAATTTTTGAAACAACTCCAATTTGGGAAGATTACAATTTTGAAGCAGAACAGTTTGACAGTTCGCAAACGCTGTTTGATGCTGGCAAACTAACAGAAGACGACATCAAAGCTTTGCTGACCACTTGGAAAACCTATGATGGCATTGCCTTAACGCAAGATTTAGAAAGTATTGATTTAAGCGGTTATACCGCTTATTATGGCAATGGTAGATTGTATTTAATGAACAAAGGCTTTACCACAAACAACCTAAAAGCATTGTTGGAAAAGATAGACACTGACAAACATTTTGAACCTAAAAGTATCATTGCCTTTGGCTATCATTTGGAGAGCAAGAGTTTACGAGAGATTTCAGAAAACGTAAAAACTTACAACAACAAGAAAAAAAGTGATATTGACTTTATAACAAGGTATTAATATGAAGGGATTTAATTTTGAGAAAAACCTAAACCATCAATCACACGCAGTAGATAGCACTATTGCGGTGTTTGAGAACATTAGCCTTGTTCAGCCCACAGAAGCGGATAAGAACTGCATTAACCCTACATTTGATTTTTTAAGCGATTGGGCTTATCCACAAAATTTAAGAGCCATTCAAGAAAGGAACGGAGTTAATGAAAAAATAAAGCGTAACAGCAACATCATTGATATAATGATGGAAACAGGAACAGGTAAAACTTATACCTACACCAAAACAATTTTTGAACTCAATAAAAACTACGGCATTTTCAAATTTATTGTAGTGGTTCCAACCTTATCCATCAAAGCAGGAACAATTGATTTTTTGAAATCGGACAGTAGCCGTGAGCATTTCAAAGAACAATATGGCAAAACGCTTCACTTGCATATTGTAGAAAGTCAGAAAAACAGCAAGAGCAAAAAATCATTCATACCACCTGCAGTAACCAGTTTTGTAAATGCTGGAACTTTTGAGAAAAACAGTATTCAGGTTATGATTATCAACGCAGGTATGATTAACTCTGAAACAATGCAAAAAAGCTTTGACAAAGGTTTGTTTGACAAATACACCGTTCCGTTTGATGCCATTGGAGCAACGAAACCTTTTATGATTATTGACGAGCCACACAAATTTGGGCAAGGCAATAAGACTTGGGAGAACATTCAGAAAATGAAGCCCCAATTTATTTTGCGTTATGGTGCGACTTTTCAAGGTTATGAAAACTTGATTTACACTCTAACAGCCGTTGATTCATTCAACAGAAATTTAGTGAAAGGCGTAATCGGACACATCACTGAATTTAATGCAGGTGAAAACGCAATCGTAAAATTCATTGATTCAGATGGAACCGAAGCCAGTTTTGAATTGATTGAAAATGACAGACGAAAAACAGTAACAGTCTCTAAAAAGGAAAGTCTGAAAAAGATACATCCTGAAATGTCTGACTTGGGAATTGAAAATTTGAATAAAAGCACGGTTGTTTTAACCAACGGCTTAGAAATGAAAAAGGGAGATAAAATCAACCCTTATTCTTATGCCGAAAAGTTGCAGGAAACAATGATTCAAAAGGCAATCAAGCACCACTTTGAAATTGAAAAAGAGCTATTGACACGTGAAGTAAAGATTAAACCATTAACACTTTTCTTCATTGACAATATAGACGAATACCGTAACAAAGAAGGATATATCCGCAAAACTGTTGAGCAATACATCAAGGCAGAAATTGAAGAACTGCTAAAAACAGAAAATGATGCTTTTTACAAAACCTACCTTGAAAAAACATTGCTTGACCTTTCGGCAACACACGCAGGATATTTTTCAAAAGACAATACCGAAAAAGACGAAGCCATTGAAAAAGAGATAAACGAAATTTTGCACGACAAACAAGCAATGCTAGACTTGGAAAATCCAAGACGATTTATTTTTTCAAAATGGACGTTGCGTGAAGGTTGGGATAATCCCAACGTATTTCAGATTTGCAAACTCCGAAGCAGTGGAAGTGAAATTTCAAAATTACAGGAAGTCGGGCGTGGTTTGCGTTTACCAGTGAATGAATATGGCAATCGTGTAAAAGACGAACAGTTTTATCTCAACTATTTTGTTGACTTTACCGAAAGCGACTTTGTAGATAAATTGGTTAGTGAAATCAATCAGAAATCGGGAGCTATTTCCATTGAGCAAGTTCCAGACAAACTTTCTGAGCAAATGATTAAAAAGATTTGCGAATTATACGAAACAACCGAAGACGAACTTTTGGAAGTTTTGGACACTAATAACGTAATCACAAGAACAAACTCATTCAAGGCAGGTGGGTTTGACTTCATCAAACAAAACTATCCGAGAATATTTGAAGGCGTAAACTCTAACAAGGTTCG
This window of the Saprospiraceae bacterium genome carries:
- a CDS encoding linear amide C-N hydrolase yields the protein MKKYFWTLLFLTTMTQSVYPCSSFVLKNGKTVLLGKNFDWTFDKGYIIKNLKNTTKVAYCTHNGTPASWTSKYGSVTFNQNGKEMPYGGMNEKGLVVEMLWMEDTRFNISEEKTYLNELEWIQYQLDNFQTVDEVVTHIENLKIYPIKGKIHYILADTQGKSVIIEYLDGKPEIYKKEVNSCQAITNKSVVYSEKYIENIKGIRKNNTSTTYRYHKLENQIKKLQNSNDFSEKAAFQMLKSVTIPKGDFKTVWTIVYNIENKTISFFSHSHKKTKQINLNNIDFEQDLSHFNINQDIEIVLDSKLKPFTEPANFEIASASLIHLGFDKDLTKEISEHQFNQKLATQSYFLKKYFHFDIRIPMTEADKLLIFVIMDSEENFNKKVAVTGGYLSGTTSIGTANRHIYGLKNGTYSMIALIDENKNSELDFDTNGNPTEKYATFSDFKPKSMTEITFKNTSNYFTKDNAKLTIEWR
- a CDS encoding site-specific DNA-methyltransferase, producing the protein MSNEQKITTEIKVPNKDLEKLKIHFPHCFDKDGNFQLEKFKANLTEKEINFSTESYGLDWLGKSYARLLASDPATTLLKADETHNSKPENANSENLLIKGDNLEVLKHLANAYYEQVKMIYIDPPYNTGNDGFLYQDDRKYTVKELQQLIGIDEEKAKRILDFTKQKSNSHSAWLTFMYPRLYIAKQLLKDDGVIFVSIDDNEVAQLRLLMDEIFGEENFIASMIWNTGRKSMAKLIATNHEYCVIYANLKNKQSAEEIINEDDESEVNGKLWRERKQGLEPIYKRFEELKAEFGNDYAKISNGLKDFYDSLSDDNPSKAHDHYNLADATGVFFAGDISQGTGDGGRFDILHPVTNKPCKVPNGGWRFNENNLPDLLEKDLIYFGSDEKTIPCLKRYLHLTEFEVPSSVFYRDARGAKKRLKKLFGGADVFAFPKDEEVIKKFIRFCVLKGDIVLDFFAGSGTTAEAIYQLNSEDGGDRKFITVQIPEPIDPKRNKAAYDFVKNELKAEPTIFEITKERLLRAAKKINTELDSKIEKLKKELQTEETKLEIKNLEKLKTQNGFKIFETTPIWEDYNFEAEQFDSSQTLFDAGKLTEDDIKALLTTWKTYDGIALTQDLESIDLSGYTAYYGNGRLYLMNKGFTTNNLKALLEKIDTDKHFEPKSIIAFGYHLESKSLREISENVKTYNNKKKSDIDFITRY
- a CDS encoding type III restriction-modification system endonuclease — its product is MKGFNFEKNLNHQSHAVDSTIAVFENISLVQPTEADKNCINPTFDFLSDWAYPQNLRAIQERNGVNEKIKRNSNIIDIMMETGTGKTYTYTKTIFELNKNYGIFKFIVVVPTLSIKAGTIDFLKSDSSREHFKEQYGKTLHLHIVESQKNSKSKKSFIPPAVTSFVNAGTFEKNSIQVMIINAGMINSETMQKSFDKGLFDKYTVPFDAIGATKPFMIIDEPHKFGQGNKTWENIQKMKPQFILRYGATFQGYENLIYTLTAVDSFNRNLVKGVIGHITEFNAGENAIVKFIDSDGTEASFELIENDRRKTVTVSKKESLKKIHPEMSDLGIENLNKSTVVLTNGLEMKKGDKINPYSYAEKLQETMIQKAIKHHFEIEKELLTREVKIKPLTLFFIDNIDEYRNKEGYIRKTVEQYIKAEIEELLKTENDAFYKTYLEKTLLDLSATHAGYFSKDNTEKDEAIEKEINEILHDKQAMLDLENPRRFIFSKWTLREGWDNPNVFQICKLRSSGSEISKLQEVGRGLRLPVNEYGNRVKDEQFYLNYFVDFTESDFVDKLVSEINQKSGAISIEQVPDKLSEQMIKKICELYETTEDELLEVLDTNNVITRTNSFKAGGFDFIKQNYPRIFEGVNSNKVRKATDPKKKVVVRTEKYQELKDLWEKLNEKVILEYKFDNEANFKTLFTEFLKAQKDNFTSDGINERISKVEIKDNKAVANEPESVYNRKTATISIMKYSDFLKELSKILNININTLHQSIIDAETDINKYLNQTTLRIIKQNFDFFLMTQAFDKYSIEYKKVSNSIHPTKLTDEKGNVLKEISASDVGVLFSDEDVADSYFFEELYYDSDLEKSNIKTEIKEVIVFTKIPKNSIKIPVAGGKSYSPDFAYVLKFKDGEQKLNFIVETKDVNSKDGLRDEEKFKIKHAEKFFDGKVKIEFKTQFSNTKIVDLIKELSVDE
- a CDS encoding helix-turn-helix transcriptional regulator, translating into MNRIKEVLDEKGIKQTWLAEQLGKSYNMVNAYVQNRQQPRIEVLYEIAEILGVNVKELLIDNEIKKDK